ACCCCAATATGATTGTTATCAAATATAGAAGGCCATGCCAGAAAATCGATAGATAACGGAATTAAGCAGCTTTCGCTGAGCAAATACGACATTCGTCTTTCTGAAGGCCATAGCGATTTGAGATAACTCAATGGCTTTCTTGCATCGTAACCGATAACAATATTTATTTTATCCATGATATTGTATTATGGAGCTACGCCACATCCTCCAAAGCGATGTGGATCGCGAAAACACGGCTTCCTAGCACTACTCCGTTAAGTAAAGACTACGATGAATCGAGGATGATCCCGGAGCGAGTAAAGCGGGTCTGACAGTGCGGACAGGAGCAAAGGGCCAGCGCCTCCATGAGCCAGCGGCGGACTTCAGGCAGCGAGGGTCGTTTTTTTTGACGACCGCAGTTTGGTCAGGAAACAAAACGCGAGGAAGCACAGCGTGAGATGATGGTGCAGCCCCCGCCAGGAACGGCCCTCGAAGTGGTCGAGCCCGAGTTCCTCCTTCAATTGTTGGTAGCCCTGTTCGATGGCCCAGCGCTGGTGCGCGAGCCGGACCAACTCTGCCGTCGGGGTGTCGGACGGAAGATTGGACAGATGGTATTTGAAGGTCTGGTCGCTGAGTTGCTCGATCAGCAGCCAACGGGCTGCGCCAGGCTGGCGCCAACGGCTGCCTCGTTGGGATGCCTGCACTCGTACGGCCACAGCTCGGACGCCGGCACCGTCGGCTCGTGGCAATCGGACCTGAGCCCATCGGTCCGGTTCCTGTAGAAGCTTATCCCGCCACCCGACCATAGTGAGGGGATGCATCGCCGGATCCTCCACGAGGGCGTGTTGTCGTGGCCGACCGCGACGAGTCGGCTTGTGGATGGCCACGGCCGCGTCTGGCCACGCGGCGATGTTACCGGGAACTTGAGCCACGTAGGGCTCCGCCCGTTCTTCCAGTTCTGCCAGCAAGGGCTGCACCACTCCGTAGCCGGCATCGAAGACGATCGCCTGATAGGCCGGCAACTGCGGCTTCATTTCCTCGAGCAAATCGAGCGCGATGCGCCACTTCTCGCGGAAGCGTTGCTCGGCCGGCGGCACTCCCGCCCGGCTCATCCGCAGCGTATCCTCGGTCCACTCGGCAGGCAGGTAGAGCTCTGCGGCCAACGGCCAGTGCAGTCCCGCCTTGTCCATCCAATGCCAGGTCACGATGCTCTGGCAGTTGGCGATCTTGCCCAAGGCACCGCAATACTGGCGAGCGACTCCGACGGAGTGCCGCCCTTGCTTGGCCAGGCTGGTGTCGTCGAGCACCAGCACCCCTCCCGCCAGCGCCGACGCCCGCATCTGTTGGCGCAGTCGGTGGAGCACGGCCCGGTGATCCCACGGACTCTGATTGACGAACTGCTGCAGCGCCTGCTCGTCGCCTTCGACCCGTGCGGCCAGCGGCTCGATCGACTTGCGCTCCCCTTCTCGCAAAAGACCCTCCAGATACTTGCCGCACCAGTGCCGTCGTTCGCTCCGCCCCAAATCCTCCGCGAACTCCTCCACGAAACTCTGCAACTGCCCTCGTATCCTCGTTACCTGCCGTGCGGTCATCATCCACCGCAGCCTGCCAGGCCGTTCCAGTATCTCAAGTACATACTTAACGGAGTAGTGCTAGTCACCTTCGGGGATGCTCGCCCCTCTGGCTCTCCTATCAACTTGGCATACCGTGCTATTGGTTGCCCCGCAAGGTTCACTTTTAAAACCAAAATAATACGACACCTTCCACATCTTTTTCTTCAAAAAAACCTAGTTCTTTTGAATCATACCCATTGGGATTCTCTGAGACAGCAAATATTTTGCCCATTGGGGTCGTCATGGCGCCGCAGATACTTATAGATCTCAAAAATGAATAAGTTGATGTGTTTATATTATATTTTTTATCACCAATCATCAATGTGTTTTCTTCGACCTCTAAAACGTCTCCGGCGGTTGCCGCGATTGTCCTAATAGACATTATGGAAACAGGATGCATAAATAAACATATCCTATCACCTCGTTTGTAGCGTTTCTGTTTCCAAGCAATAACGACATCTCCCTTATTAATAACTGGCTCCATTGAATTTGAGTCCATTCTGTAGATCTTGATGTTAAAAAAAAGAAACAAAGTTCCGGTTAATAAAAACAGGATGCCTACGATAGCTACTTTTTTTAAAAAAATCAGCCTGTTTGAGTTATTCATATGCTATTGATCTATAGAATGAGTCGTCAAATCAACCATGCTTTCTAGTGAAAGCGGGGCGCCAAAAGGGGTCAGGACGCTGTTTGTTGATTTTTTGCATGATTGTGGGGACGGAATGGGCCGGCTTTCGTGGTCAATGCGGTTCATTGTTGGCGACAAGAGAATGGAGAGAGCTGTTACTTATAATCAAAAATTGAAGAATTCTGGTAAGGTAAAAATCAACAAACAGCGTCCTGACCCCTTTTGGCTTGGCCCCATCAAACGTTTTTAATCCGCCCTTTGCGAAGGGCTTAACATCTGTTGATACTCAACGGGCAGGTCCTTTATAGAAAAGGAACAGGATGTCAATTTGCCATCCGAGTTTTTATCAATATAAAGCGAAAAAAGACCAATAGTTCTTTTTAACCGTCCATAGGATTCTATCCTTATACAATACTGGTCCTCCAGAATTCGAAAAAAATGCTGGCCGGCTTGCCAGCTTTCAGCCGCCTTGGCCTTAGCCACCACATTTTCAAGCCCTGCCCGCATAATTGCTGCTTCCAAATCTGCACGAAAATCCTCTAAACCGCCCTTAAGTGATATGCTTATTCCCAGTTTTTCCGCAAAATACTGCACGTCTTCCCTAAGATTCTTTTCGTGAACCTCATTTTGCAGTCGCCCGTCCAATTCATTCCAAACTGTGTTTTTTGACCCTGCATATGCCATGACATGATATTCAAAGTTTTGCTGCCTTGTCCGACCTTGCAACATTTCGCTAGGCAATGTTGGATTTTCATCCATATAGCGTGCGTTAACCAGACGATATGCGGATTCGTTACCCTGGCATTTATATATATAAGCCAGGGAATAATAACAAAAAAACAAGGCTTGCCCTCCGATATTATCAACACCTGCCATGCGCTTGTGCTCATCTTTTATTTTGGTTATCCGGCTAATGGTGTTGATTAACGAAGATTCGGCTTTTGAAATATCTTTCTCGCTGGACAATGTCTTAATTGCCTCATCCCAAATAAGTGCTATTTCCTTGACGCCTTTGGGAAAATCTGGATCATA
This genomic stretch from Termitidicoccus mucosus harbors:
- a CDS encoding IS701 family transposase; its protein translation is MMTARQVTRIRGQLQSFVEEFAEDLGRSERRHWCGKYLEGLLREGERKSIEPLAARVEGDEQALQQFVNQSPWDHRAVLHRLRQQMRASALAGGVLVLDDTSLAKQGRHSVGVARQYCGALGKIANCQSIVTWHWMDKAGLHWPLAAELYLPAEWTEDTLRMSRAGVPPAEQRFREKWRIALDLLEEMKPQLPAYQAIVFDAGYGVVQPLLAELEERAEPYVAQVPGNIAAWPDAAVAIHKPTRRGRPRQHALVEDPAMHPLTMVGWRDKLLQEPDRWAQVRLPRADGAGVRAVAVRVQASQRGSRWRQPGAARWLLIEQLSDQTFKYHLSNLPSDTPTAELVRLAHQRWAIEQGYQQLKEELGLDHFEGRSWRGLHHHLTLCFLAFCFLTKLRSSKKTTLAA
- the lepB gene encoding signal peptidase I, whose protein sequence is MNNSNRLIFLKKVAIVGILFLLTGTLFLFFNIKIYRMDSNSMEPVINKGDVVIAWKQKRYKRGDRICLFMHPVSIMSIRTIAATAGDVLEVEENTLMIGDKKYNINTSTYSFLRSISICGAMTTPMGKIFAVSENPNGYDSKELGFFEEKDVEGVVLFWF